Proteins co-encoded in one Enterobacter sp. R4-368 genomic window:
- a CDS encoding alpha-2-macroglobulin, whose product MKPLRLAALTLALVTTFTLAGCDDNDKPKAASAPESKAAPAPEQKTPAAIPQDKAKLAELAARSEGKPLTLLDASEVQLDGAATLVLTFSVPLDPDQNFASAVHLVDKKSGKVDGAWELAPNLKELRLRHLEPNRELLVSVDKGLLALNKATFGSDYEKTITTRDVQPSVGFASRGSLLPGKVVDGLPVMALNVDNVDVNFYRVKPESLAAFISQWEYRSSLSNWESETLLKMADLVYTGRFDLNPTRNTREKLLLPLGGIQPLQQTGVYIAVMNQAGHYNYSNAATLFTLSNIGLSAHRYHNRLDIFTQGLENGAALSGIEAMLLNEKGQTLAQATSDSDGHATLSTDKEAALILARKAGETTLLDLKLPALDLAEFAIAGDPGYSKQFFMFGPRDLYRPGETVILNGLLRDSDGKPLAEQPVKLEVVKPDGQVIRTVVSQPQNGLYQFTYPLEASAQTGMWHIRANTGDNLSREWGFHVEDFMPERMALNITPQPEPVEPAADVVFNIDGHYLYGAPASGNSLQGQLFLRPLREAVPALPGFQFGDIAEENLSRSLDEVHLTLDKQGQGEITTPSQWQDSHSPLQVILQASLLESGGRPVTRRAEQAIWPAQALPGIRPQFASKAVYDYRTDTTVNQPIVDEGSNAAFDIVYSDASGAKKAVSDLQVRLIRERRDYFWNWSESEGWQSQFDQKDLVEGEQSLTLKADETGKVSFPVDWGSYRLEVKGPDDTISSVRFWAGYSWQDNTDGAGAARPDRVTMKLDKPAYKPGDTIKLHVTAPAAGKGYAMIESSEGPLWWKEIDVPAEGVDLSIPVDQKWQRHDLYISTLVVRPGDKSKSATPKRAVGLLHLPMGDENRRLDVTLSAPQKMRPNQPLTVKVKAAVKNGATPKQVNVLLSAVDSGVLNITDYVTPDPWQGFFGQKRYGADIYDIYGQVIEGQGRLAALRFGGDGDELNRGGKPPVNHVTIIAQQAQPVTLDENGEGTVSLPIGDFNGELRVMAQAWTAEDFGSTESKVIVAAPVIADLNTPRFLGSGDTSRLTLDLTNLTDQPQTLTVALTASGLLGLESGQPEPVKLSAGERTTLFIPVRALEGFGDGEISAQISGLTLPGETFAPQQKQWKIGVRPPFAAQTVNSGVMLNPGESWHTPGQHLANISPVTLQGRLLLSGKPPLNLARYIEELRAYPYGCLEQTTSGLFPSLYTNAAQLKALGIKGDSDEQRRAAVDLGISRLLQMQREDGGFALWDKSGPEEYWLTAYVTDFLVSASAQGYSVPMDALNNANNRLLRYLQDPAAMSIRYSDDVPATKFAVQSYAGLVLARQQKAPLGALREIWQRHEQAKAALPLMQLGVALKLMGDAQRSEQALALGLKTSRLQSGLWLADYGSELRDNALILALLEENNLLPQEQPRLLATLAEQAYGQRWLSTQESNALFMAGRNLQSATGAWQAQTSLDAAGLSGDRPQSRNLSADQLGALQVTNSGSTPLWLRLDSTGYPEQAPAPSGKVLKIERTFLGTDGRSKSLSSLKSGELVLVRLDVNASQNVPDALVVDLLPAGLELENQNLADSSASLQDSGSEVQDLLNRMQQVDIQHMEFRDDRFVAAVPVNAGEWVTLVYLARAVTPGTYQVPAPQVESMYVPQWRATGATSGPLIIVP is encoded by the coding sequence ATGAAACCGCTACGTCTTGCGGCGCTGACTCTTGCGCTCGTCACCACCTTTACGCTCGCGGGCTGCGATGATAACGATAAGCCTAAGGCCGCCAGTGCACCCGAATCGAAGGCTGCGCCTGCGCCAGAGCAAAAAACACCGGCGGCGATCCCGCAGGATAAAGCAAAGCTTGCTGAGCTTGCCGCACGCAGCGAAGGCAAACCGTTAACGCTGCTGGATGCCTCAGAAGTGCAGCTTGACGGCGCAGCGACGTTGGTGCTGACCTTCTCGGTGCCGCTGGATCCAGACCAGAACTTTGCTTCCGCCGTGCATCTGGTGGATAAAAAAAGTGGCAAAGTGGATGGTGCCTGGGAGCTGGCGCCTAACCTGAAAGAGTTGCGCTTGCGCCATCTCGAACCGAACCGCGAGCTGCTGGTATCGGTCGATAAAGGGTTGCTGGCGCTTAACAAGGCTACGTTCGGTAGCGATTACGAAAAAACCATCACCACCCGCGATGTGCAACCGAGCGTCGGTTTCGCCAGCCGTGGTTCGCTGCTGCCAGGCAAAGTAGTGGACGGGCTGCCGGTGATGGCGCTGAACGTGGACAACGTTGACGTCAATTTTTACCGCGTGAAACCGGAATCGCTGGCCGCGTTTATCAGCCAGTGGGAGTACCGCAGTTCGTTGTCGAACTGGGAATCGGAAACGCTACTGAAAATGGCCGACCTGGTTTATACCGGCCGTTTTGATCTCAACCCAACCCGCAACACGCGTGAAAAACTGCTGTTGCCACTGGGCGGTATTCAGCCGTTACAGCAAACCGGCGTTTACATCGCGGTGATGAACCAGGCCGGACATTACAACTACAGCAATGCCGCCACCCTGTTCACCCTCAGTAACATTGGCCTTTCTGCGCACCGTTACCACAACCGGCTGGATATCTTCACCCAGGGGCTGGAAAACGGCGCTGCGCTCTCCGGCATTGAAGCGATGTTGCTGAACGAGAAAGGGCAAACCCTGGCGCAGGCCACCAGCGATAGCGATGGTCATGCCACGCTCAGCACCGATAAAGAAGCGGCGTTGATCCTCGCGCGCAAAGCGGGTGAAACCACGCTGCTGGATCTGAAATTACCGGCGCTGGATCTCGCCGAGTTTGCCATCGCAGGCGATCCTGGCTACAGCAAACAGTTCTTTATGTTTGGCCCGCGCGATCTCTACCGCCCGGGTGAAACGGTGATCCTTAATGGCCTGTTGCGCGACAGCGACGGCAAGCCGCTGGCAGAGCAGCCGGTAAAACTTGAGGTGGTAAAACCGGACGGGCAGGTGATCCGCACGGTGGTCAGCCAGCCGCAAAACGGGCTGTACCAGTTTACTTACCCGCTGGAAGCCAGCGCGCAAACCGGTATGTGGCATATCCGTGCGAACACCGGGGATAACCTTTCCCGTGAGTGGGGTTTTCACGTTGAAGATTTCATGCCAGAGCGCATGGCGTTGAACATTACGCCGCAGCCAGAGCCTGTTGAGCCCGCCGCAGATGTGGTGTTTAACATTGATGGTCACTATCTGTATGGCGCGCCGGCCAGCGGGAACAGTCTGCAAGGCCAGCTGTTCCTGCGCCCGCTGCGCGAAGCCGTTCCGGCACTGCCGGGCTTCCAGTTTGGCGATATTGCCGAAGAGAATCTAAGCCGCAGCCTGGACGAAGTGCATCTGACGCTGGATAAACAAGGGCAGGGCGAAATCACCACGCCGAGCCAGTGGCAGGATTCGCACTCACCGTTGCAGGTGATTTTACAAGCCAGCCTGCTGGAGTCTGGCGGTCGCCCGGTGACACGCCGCGCAGAACAGGCTATCTGGCCCGCACAAGCGCTGCCGGGCATTCGTCCACAGTTTGCCTCCAAAGCCGTATATGACTATCGCACTGACACCACCGTGAACCAGCCGATAGTTGATGAGGGCAGCAATGCCGCTTTTGACATCGTCTATAGCGATGCCAGTGGCGCGAAAAAAGCGGTCAGCGATTTGCAGGTGCGCTTGATTCGTGAACGCCGCGACTACTTCTGGAACTGGTCGGAAAGCGAAGGCTGGCAATCACAATTCGACCAGAAAGATCTGGTCGAGGGCGAACAAAGCCTGACGCTCAAGGCAGATGAAACCGGAAAAGTCAGTTTCCCGGTGGACTGGGGATCCTATCGTCTGGAAGTGAAAGGGCCGGATGATACCATCAGTAGCGTGCGCTTCTGGGCCGGTTACAGCTGGCAGGACAACACCGATGGCGCCGGTGCGGCAAGGCCGGATCGGGTGACGATGAAACTGGATAAACCGGCCTACAAACCGGGCGATACCATCAAATTGCACGTCACCGCGCCTGCCGCAGGCAAGGGCTATGCAATGATCGAATCCAGTGAAGGTCCGCTGTGGTGGAAAGAGATCGATGTGCCGGCAGAGGGCGTTGATCTGAGTATTCCTGTCGATCAGAAGTGGCAGCGCCACGATCTCTATATCAGCACGCTGGTGGTGCGCCCTGGCGACAAATCGAAATCCGCCACGCCAAAACGCGCGGTAGGTTTACTGCATCTGCCGATGGGCGATGAGAACCGTCGCCTTGACGTGACGCTCAGTGCGCCACAAAAAATGCGTCCTAATCAACCGCTGACGGTGAAAGTCAAAGCGGCGGTGAAAAACGGCGCCACGCCAAAACAGGTTAACGTGCTGCTTTCTGCTGTGGACAGCGGTGTGCTGAACATTACCGATTATGTGACGCCGGATCCGTGGCAGGGCTTTTTCGGCCAGAAACGCTACGGTGCGGATATTTACGATATTTATGGTCAGGTGATTGAAGGGCAGGGACGTCTGGCGGCGCTGCGCTTTGGCGGCGATGGCGACGAGCTTAACCGTGGCGGCAAACCGCCGGTCAACCATGTCACCATTATTGCTCAGCAGGCACAGCCGGTAACGCTTGATGAAAATGGTGAAGGGACGGTGAGCTTGCCTATTGGCGATTTCAACGGCGAGCTGCGCGTAATGGCTCAAGCCTGGACGGCGGAAGACTTTGGTAGTACCGAAAGCAAAGTGATTGTGGCCGCGCCAGTGATTGCCGATCTCAATACCCCCCGCTTCCTTGGCAGTGGCGATACTTCTCGCCTGACGCTGGATCTGACTAACCTGACTGATCAACCGCAAACGCTCACTGTCGCGCTGACGGCGAGCGGCCTGCTGGGACTGGAAAGTGGCCAACCGGAGCCGGTTAAGCTCTCTGCCGGCGAGCGCACCACGCTGTTTATTCCGGTGCGTGCGCTGGAGGGATTTGGCGATGGCGAGATTAGTGCGCAAATCAGTGGCCTGACCCTACCGGGTGAAACGTTCGCACCGCAGCAAAAGCAGTGGAAAATCGGTGTGCGTCCCCCGTTTGCGGCACAGACTGTCAATAGCGGTGTGATGCTCAATCCGGGTGAGAGCTGGCATACGCCTGGGCAGCATCTTGCCAATATTTCACCAGTGACCTTGCAAGGTCGCTTACTGCTTAGCGGCAAGCCGCCGCTGAATCTGGCGCGCTATATTGAAGAGCTGCGTGCTTATCCGTACGGCTGTCTTGAACAGACCACCAGCGGGTTGTTCCCGTCGCTTTATACCAATGCCGCGCAGTTGAAAGCGCTGGGTATCAAAGGCGACAGCGATGAGCAGCGCCGCGCGGCGGTGGATTTGGGTATCTCCCGCCTGCTGCAGATGCAGCGCGAAGATGGCGGTTTCGCGTTGTGGGACAAGAGCGGGCCGGAAGAGTACTGGTTGACGGCCTACGTCACCGACTTCCTGGTAAGCGCGTCTGCGCAAGGGTACAGCGTGCCTATGGATGCGCTGAATAACGCCAATAACCGCTTACTGCGCTATTTGCAGGATCCGGCGGCTATGTCCATTCGCTATAGCGATGACGTTCCGGCAACCAAGTTCGCGGTACAAAGCTATGCCGGTCTGGTGCTGGCGCGCCAGCAGAAAGCACCGTTAGGCGCACTGCGTGAAATCTGGCAACGTCATGAGCAGGCTAAAGCGGCGCTGCCGCTGATGCAGCTGGGTGTGGCGCTAAAACTGATGGGCGATGCGCAGCGCAGCGAACAAGCGTTAGCGTTGGGGCTGAAAACGTCTCGCCTGCAGTCCGGGCTCTGGCTGGCGGATTACGGCAGCGAACTGCGTGATAACGCATTGATCCTGGCGCTGCTGGAAGAGAACAACCTGCTGCCACAGGAGCAGCCGCGTCTGCTGGCGACGCTCGCTGAGCAGGCTTACGGTCAGCGCTGGTTGTCGACACAGGAGAGCAATGCGCTATTTATGGCCGGGCGTAACCTGCAAAGCGCCACTGGCGCGTGGCAGGCACAAACTTCTCTGGATGCCGCGGGGCTCAGTGGCGATCGTCCGCAAAGCCGTAATCTCAGTGCCGATCAACTGGGGGCATTGCAGGTTACCAATAGCGGCAGCACACCGCTATGGTTGCGTCTCGACAGTACCGGTTATCCGGAGCAGGCACCCGCGCCGTCCGGGAAGGTATTAAAAATTGAGCGTACGTTCCTCGGAACCGATGGCCGCAGTAAATCACTTTCGTCACTGAAAAGCGGTGAACTGGTGCTGGTGCGCCTCGACGTGAACGCCAGCCAGAACGTACCGGATGCGCTGGTGGTTGATTTACTGCCCGCCGGGCTGGAACTGGAAAACCAGAACCTCGCCGATAGCAGCGCCAGTCTGCAAGATAGCGGCAGTGAAGTGCAGGATCTGCTTAATCGCATGCAACAAGTGGATATCCAGCATATGGAGTTTCGTGATGACCGATTTGTTGCAGCGGTACCGGTAAACGCAGGAGAGTGGGTCACGCTGGTTTACCTGGCGCGCGCGGTCACGCCAGGCACTTATCAGGTTCCCGCTCCGCAGGTGGAGTCAATGTATGTTCCGCAGTGGCGGGCAACCGGTGCGACCAGTGGTCCGCTGATTATCGTACCGTAA
- a CDS encoding PTS transporter subunit EIIC, with amino-acid sequence MSRAVNALQNFGKSLFGPVLILPIVGLFIAFGNIFGNGNLAEYLPFLGHPFIQNVGQLIAKSAVSVLANLALVFAVGIPVGLASRDKGYAALIGLVTFIVFINAMNVTLQMQGALAPAAQMKAAGQSMVLGVQVLEMGVFAGILTGALSGYLYDKYSGVQFSGAMAIYSGHCFVAIIMLPVSIVLGVVMSELWPFAQHGISTLALAIKGAGPFGVAVYGFLERILVPTGLHHLVYTPFLYTELGGTADVCGSTYQGARNIYFAEMACPSVTQLSSTAVWDARGISKMFGLPAAALAMYITAKPERKAAAKAILIPAALTSLLVGVTEPIEFSFLFVAPLLFVVHAVLTGIGMMLFSLFGVHAIGANGIIDFILYNLPLGTVKSNWPMYILVGLIMFALYFVIFRFLILRFDMKTPGREDDSEETRLYSKQDYQAKGNNDAVGEAIIEGLGGRANIEVVDNCYTRLRVTVKDTAVINEPQLKATGAKGVIKQGNNVQVVYGLHVKKMREAVEMFL; translated from the coding sequence ATGTCCAGAGCCGTGAATGCCCTACAAAATTTTGGTAAGTCCCTCTTTGGTCCGGTGCTCATTTTGCCCATCGTCGGTTTGTTTATTGCCTTCGGAAATATCTTTGGCAACGGCAACCTGGCCGAATATTTACCTTTTCTTGGTCATCCGTTTATTCAAAACGTCGGCCAGCTCATTGCCAAATCCGCCGTCTCCGTGCTGGCTAACCTGGCACTGGTGTTTGCTGTCGGCATCCCGGTCGGGCTGGCTTCGCGGGATAAAGGCTATGCCGCGTTAATTGGTCTGGTGACGTTTATTGTTTTCATCAACGCCATGAATGTCACTCTGCAGATGCAGGGGGCGCTGGCTCCGGCCGCGCAGATGAAAGCCGCCGGGCAAAGCATGGTGCTGGGCGTGCAGGTGCTGGAGATGGGCGTTTTCGCCGGCATACTCACCGGCGCGCTGTCGGGCTATCTGTACGATAAATATTCCGGCGTACAGTTTTCCGGCGCGATGGCGATTTACTCCGGCCACTGTTTTGTCGCCATTATTATGCTGCCGGTATCCATCGTGCTCGGCGTGGTGATGAGTGAGTTATGGCCCTTTGCCCAGCACGGCATCAGCACGCTGGCGCTGGCGATCAAAGGTGCCGGGCCATTTGGTGTGGCGGTGTACGGTTTTCTGGAGCGCATTCTGGTGCCGACCGGGCTGCATCACCTGGTTTATACACCGTTTCTGTACACGGAGTTAGGTGGTACGGCAGATGTGTGCGGCAGCACCTACCAAGGCGCACGCAATATCTACTTCGCAGAAATGGCCTGCCCGAGCGTCACACAATTGAGCAGCACGGCGGTGTGGGATGCGCGCGGCATCAGTAAAATGTTCGGCCTGCCCGCCGCCGCGCTGGCGATGTATATCACCGCGAAACCGGAACGCAAAGCCGCAGCAAAAGCCATTTTGATCCCCGCCGCGCTCACCTCGTTGCTGGTGGGTGTGACCGAACCGATTGAGTTCTCGTTCCTGTTTGTCGCGCCGCTACTGTTTGTGGTTCACGCCGTACTGACCGGCATTGGCATGATGCTGTTTTCCCTGTTTGGCGTTCACGCCATCGGCGCGAATGGCATTATCGATTTCATTCTCTACAACCTGCCGCTCGGCACCGTGAAATCCAACTGGCCGATGTACATCCTCGTCGGGCTCATCATGTTCGCCCTCTACTTCGTTATCTTCCGCTTCCTGATTTTGCGCTTCGATATGAAAACGCCAGGGCGTGAGGATGACAGCGAAGAGACGCGCCTTTACAGCAAGCAGGATTACCAGGCAAAAGGCAATAACGACGCAGTTGGCGAAGCGATTATCGAAGGGCTGGGCGGGCGCGCCAATATTGAAGTGGTGGATAACTGCTACACCCGCCTGCGCGTCACGGTGAAAGACACCGCGGTAATTAATGAGCCGCAGCTAAAAGCGACAGGCGCGAAAGGCGTGATTAAACAAGGTAATAACGTTCAGGTGGTCTACGGGCTGCATGTCAAAAAAATGCGAGAAGCGGTTGAGATGTTTCTCTAA
- a CDS encoding 6-phospho-alpha-glucosidase → MIKPPFILSIAGGGSTYTPGIVKSLMVRLEDFPLAEIRLYDIDETRQNTIAPVVEKVIRDHSQSIKFTVTSDAETAFRGAHFVFAQMRVGQYKMREQDEKIPLRHGVVGQETCGPGGLAYGLRTILPMVELIDLVERYADKSAWIVNYSNPAAIVAEGVRRLRPDARVLNICDMPVAAMRNMGAILGVDRHKLEVDYFGLNHFGWFTKVRVDGEDRLPELREHVARFGLLTEDAAQTDPQHSDPSWVKTWRNIKPIMDHFPEFLPNPYLQYYLMPNDIVAHQNADYTRANEVMDGREKKLFAAAAEYQRTGILPDAFHVGVHGAFIVDVACSLAFDLRQRHLVIVENKGAIANLPYDAMVEVPAYITSEGPEPVRMGAVPLFHQTLLMQQLASEQLLVEATIEGSYEKALQAFTLNRTVPTMQHAKAILDEMIEANRDYWPALQKAWENGKPA, encoded by the coding sequence ATGATTAAACCCCCGTTTATTTTATCGATCGCTGGTGGCGGCAGCACCTACACCCCGGGCATTGTCAAAAGCCTGATGGTGAGACTGGAAGATTTTCCGCTGGCGGAAATCCGCCTTTACGATATCGATGAAACCCGGCAAAACACCATCGCGCCGGTGGTGGAAAAAGTGATCCGTGACCACAGCCAGAGCATCAAATTTACCGTCACCAGTGATGCGGAAACGGCGTTTCGCGGCGCACATTTTGTCTTCGCGCAGATGCGCGTCGGGCAGTACAAAATGCGCGAGCAGGATGAAAAGATCCCGCTGCGCCACGGCGTGGTGGGTCAGGAAACCTGCGGGCCTGGCGGGCTGGCTTACGGGCTGCGTACCATTTTGCCAATGGTAGAACTGATAGATCTGGTGGAACGTTACGCCGATAAAAGCGCCTGGATCGTTAACTACTCGAACCCGGCAGCGATTGTCGCCGAAGGGGTGCGCCGTCTGCGTCCCGACGCGCGCGTGCTGAATATTTGTGATATGCCGGTGGCGGCAATGCGCAATATGGGCGCGATCCTCGGCGTTGATCGCCACAAACTGGAGGTGGATTACTTCGGTCTGAATCACTTTGGCTGGTTTACCAAAGTGCGGGTCGATGGTGAAGACCGGCTGCCGGAGCTGCGCGAGCACGTCGCCCGTTTTGGTCTGTTAACTGAAGATGCCGCGCAAACCGATCCGCAACACTCGGATCCGTCGTGGGTGAAAACCTGGCGCAACATCAAGCCGATTATGGATCACTTCCCGGAATTTTTGCCGAACCCCTATTTGCAGTATTACCTGATGCCAAACGACATCGTTGCGCATCAAAACGCTGATTACACCCGAGCCAATGAAGTGATGGACGGGCGCGAGAAAAAACTGTTTGCCGCCGCGGCGGAATATCAGCGCACCGGCATTCTGCCGGATGCGTTCCATGTTGGCGTACACGGCGCGTTTATCGTCGATGTCGCTTGTTCGCTGGCTTTTGACCTGCGCCAGCGTCACCTGGTGATTGTGGAAAACAAAGGGGCGATTGCTAACCTGCCTTACGATGCGATGGTGGAAGTCCCGGCTTATATCACCAGTGAAGGGCCGGAGCCAGTGCGGATGGGCGCGGTGCCGCTGTTTCATCAGACCTTGTTGATGCAACAACTGGCGTCGGAACAACTGCTGGTAGAAGCCACTATTGAAGGCAGTTACGAGAAAGCGCTACAGGCATTTACCCTCAACCGCACCGTACCGACCATGCAGCACGCGAAAGCGATTCTTGATGAGATGATTGAAGCCAACCGTGACTACTGGCCAGCGCTGCAAAAAGCATGGGAAAACGGCAAACCAGCATAA
- the sseA gene encoding 3-mercaptopyruvate sulfurtransferase yields the protein MSTSFFVAADWLIEHSDDPEIQLIDARMAPVGQEHRDMRAEYRAGHLPGAVFFDIEALSDHTTPLPHMLTRPEAFAVAMRELGISQDKHLVVYDEGNLFSAPRAWWMLRNHGVENVSILAGGLAGWQRDALPLQKGDVPLPESDFNANFDPHVVKKLTDVLLASHEGTAQIVDARPAPRFNGEVDEPRAGLKRGHIPGALNVPWVDLVVEGELKTTDELAAIFRRQGVDLDKPIIASCGSGVTASVVILALETLGASNVTLYDGSWSEWGARDDLPIETA from the coding sequence ATGTCCACCTCGTTTTTTGTCGCGGCCGACTGGCTGATAGAGCACAGCGATGATCCCGAAATCCAGCTGATTGATGCGCGGATGGCGCCAGTGGGTCAGGAGCATCGCGACATGAGAGCGGAATACCGCGCCGGGCACCTTCCCGGTGCGGTCTTTTTTGATATCGAAGCCCTTTCCGATCACACCACACCGCTGCCGCATATGCTGACGCGCCCGGAAGCGTTCGCCGTGGCGATGCGCGAACTGGGCATCAGCCAGGATAAACATCTGGTGGTGTATGACGAAGGCAATCTCTTCTCTGCCCCGCGCGCCTGGTGGATGTTACGTAATCACGGCGTGGAAAATGTCTCGATTCTGGCCGGTGGGCTGGCAGGCTGGCAGCGCGATGCCCTGCCGCTGCAAAAAGGCGACGTGCCGCTGCCGGAGTCCGACTTCAATGCCAATTTCGATCCTCACGTAGTGAAAAAACTGACCGACGTGCTGCTGGCGAGCCACGAAGGCACGGCACAAATTGTCGATGCCCGCCCTGCTCCGCGTTTTAATGGCGAAGTGGATGAACCGCGCGCGGGCCTGAAGCGCGGCCATATCCCCGGCGCGCTGAATGTACCGTGGGTCGATTTAGTCGTTGAAGGTGAACTGAAAACCACCGATGAGCTGGCGGCGATTTTCCGCCGCCAGGGTGTGGATCTGGACAAACCTATCATCGCCAGCTGCGGCTCCGGCGTGACGGCATCGGTGGTGATCCTTGCACTGGAAACGCTTGGTGCAAGTAACGTGACGCTGTATGACGGCTCCTGGAGTGAATGGGGCGCGCGCGACGATTTACCCATCGAAACGGCGTAA
- a CDS encoding MurR/RpiR family transcriptional regulator — MDNRLAPLLTRGESLTRAEYRVLAHLTEHPLLVGNITVRELAQATFVSTATIIRLCQKLGFSGYSEFIWHCKQRLADTPHITGPHSEPAELPAAFAQFMANYQRTFQWVSAEKRQHFAALLHEQESFFLYGAGFSYLFAEYLTKKLQVLGKTAFISGPGDSRNIFLSNAARYQVFIAVSRSGETEQVLDKARIARTVGMTVVAFTRASVNPLAEMADIHFALYDEAVHFAAEAAGITSFESNLVLLMDLLLLEATQ, encoded by the coding sequence ATGGACAACCGACTGGCACCACTGCTGACGCGCGGGGAGTCGCTGACCCGCGCGGAATATCGTGTTCTTGCGCATCTGACGGAACACCCGTTGCTGGTGGGGAACATCACGGTACGCGAACTGGCGCAGGCGACATTTGTCTCCACCGCCACCATTATTCGCCTGTGCCAGAAGCTCGGTTTCAGTGGCTATAGCGAGTTTATCTGGCACTGCAAACAGCGGCTGGCAGACACGCCGCACATTACCGGGCCACACAGTGAACCCGCCGAGCTACCCGCCGCTTTCGCGCAGTTTATGGCGAATTATCAGCGCACGTTTCAGTGGGTGAGCGCGGAAAAACGGCAGCATTTTGCCGCCCTGCTGCATGAGCAGGAGAGCTTTTTTCTGTATGGTGCCGGGTTTTCCTATCTGTTTGCTGAGTATCTGACCAAGAAATTACAGGTGCTGGGCAAGACGGCGTTTATTTCCGGGCCGGGCGACAGCCGGAATATCTTTCTCAGTAACGCGGCGCGCTACCAGGTGTTTATTGCCGTCTCCCGCAGCGGTGAAACGGAACAAGTGCTGGATAAAGCGCGTATTGCGCGCACGGTCGGTATGACGGTGGTGGCATTTACCCGCGCGTCGGTAAACCCGCTGGCGGAGATGGCGGATATCCATTTCGCGCTGTACGACGAAGCGGTGCATTTTGCCGCTGAAGCCGCCGGGATCACCTCGTTCGAGTCAAATCTGGTGCTGCTGATGGATCTGTTGCTGCTGGAAGCGACGCAATAA